In Rhodococcus pseudokoreensis, the DNA window TCTGCTCGAGGCCGTCGACCGGCTCGAGATCCTGGGAACCGGCGAGCGCGAACTCCCGGTGGGCACGCGCACCGGTGCGTTGGAGTCGGCGGCGCTCCACGCCGCAACAGCAGGCGTGACCGGTCGTGCGAACGCGCTGCTGACGGGTGACGCCGCCGGACTCGCCGGATTCGGAAACCTGGGCGGGCAAGCCGTACTGGCTCGCGCGCTCGCCGAGTTCACGACCGGAGACTGGACCGCGGCTTCCGAGACGATCGCGCGGGAGGCAGTCCATCTCGAGTTCTCGGGTATGCGCAGCGCTCTGGCTCGCCTGCGATGTGCGGAGGTGCAGATCCTCACGGGCCGTGGCGATTTCCGGCGTGCGGTGTCCGTGCTGGCCGCGACGAAGCCGCCGGCCTCCTGCCGGATCGACTTCGCGGTCTGGCAGGCGGTGCAGGCGTCGGTCGAGGTGTCGAGGTCCAGGTGCGAGGACGCCATCCCGGTCCTGGAGCGACTGCGGTCGGAAGCGGGCGCCCGTGGCTGGAACGAGGTCGGGACCATCACCCACGCGAGCCTGGTCGAGGGTTACCTCGCTCGGGGAGAGGTCGAGGCCGCAGGGCGCGTCGCGGACGAGTTCTGCCGCCTCGCGGAGAACATCGGTTCGCCCACGGCCCGGATGGCGTCCGGCATCGGCCATGCCCTCACCTTCGGTGACTTGGACCGCGCTCGCGACGTGCTTCTCGAGGCCGAGGAACAGGGCCTGCACTACATCGCGGCGCGGGCCCACCATGCGCTGGGCGTCGTCGGCCGGGACGGCGCCGACCACCTCGAGGCCGCGTGGGCACTGTTCAAGAAGATGGACGCGACGCTGTGGCTGAAGCGGGTCGAGGCCGCAGGCAGGTCGCGTGGTCTCGTCCTCGACAGACGTGTCGACAAGGCGGGCGCGCCCGGACCACTCACCGATGTGGAGCGTCACCTCGTCACGCTGGTCCGAGACGGCCTCAGCAACCGGCAGATCGCCGAGGTTCTCCACTACAGCAGCAAGACCGTCGAGGCCTACCTCACCCGCCTCTACAAGAAGACCGGCTACAACTCGCGGGTCGAGCTGATCGTGGCCCATGAGCGGGCGGACAGCCTCACCGGTAGGTGACCCAGGGGTCCGGGAGATGACCGTGCTCGTTGAACGCCACGAGGGACGTCCCCGACGAGCCGATCACGATCTTGGTGACGCCGGAATTGACCGCGACCCTGTTCAGGGCGAGCCATTGCGGGAAGCCGCCACCCAGTAGTCGGGCGGTCACCCAGGCAATCGCGCCGGCGCTGGAGAAGACGACACCGGTCTGCCCGCGTTCGAGCCCTCCGGCAACGCGGTCGAGGGACGCGTCGACCCGGGCCGTGAACGCACCGAACGTCTCGGCGTAGTCGGCGTCGTGGTCACCGGACGACCACCGTGTGGACGCCCGCTCGAGCAGCCGCTGGAAGGCGCGCGAATCCGTCTTCGCCTGCGGATCGTGCTCACCGTTCGCAGCCAGCAGGTCGCTCGCGTCGAACTCGTCCCAACCCGGATCGACGTCGGGGTGCGTCGTGTGCCAGGCGGCTGCCGCGCTTGCCTCCTGAGCCGTCTCTCGTTGGCGTTTCATGTTTCCGGTGACTGTCCGGGCGGGAGCGATGCCGCGACGATTCAGTTCGGTGCCGAGGGCGCGACTCTGTTCTCGGCCGCGCGGCGACAGGCGGTCGTAGTCGTCGGTGCCGAAGGATGCTTGTCCGTGACGGACCAGAAGAACAACACTCATTCGGCGGAGGCTAGTTCACCCGACTACCGGCGGCATACCCTTCTCGGCCGGTCGCCGCACACTCTCGGGAGAACCCTATCGGCCGCCCACCGCGGCGGAGGTACCTCTAGATTCAGAGGATGGACATGCGGCAGATGGAGTACTTCCTCGCTGTAGTCGACTGCGGCGGCGTCACCCGCGCCGCGGCGCAGTTGCGTGTGGCGCAGCCTTCGCTGTCGCAGGCGGTGCGCAAGCTCGAGAAGGACCTGGGCGTCGAGTTGTTCCATCGCGTCGGCCGTGGCCTCGTGCTGTCCCCGGCCGGGGAGGCGCTCGTCGGCCCGGCACGCACCATCCTGCGGGAGGTGGAATCGGCCGAGAACACCGTGCGCGACGTCGGGGCGATGCGCGGCGGCCGGATCGACATCGCCTCGCTCTCGGACCTGTCTTCGGATCCGCTGTCGGTGTGGGTCGCCAAGTTCCGCCGGCAGTACCCCGACGTGCGGTTCCACATCGAAGATCGGGACGAGACCGCCGACATCGTGTCGCTGGTCCGGTCGGGGGCGTGTGAGCTGGGCGTTCTTGCGCTGCCCCTCCCGACCGAGGACCTCGTCGGGGAGGAGCTGATCGATCAGCAGCTCGTGCTGGTGTGTCCGCCCGGCACCGACGCCCGGTGGCCCGACCCGGTGCCGATCGAGTCGTTGACCCGTGTTCCGTTCGTCATGGGCGAAAAAGGCACGGCGACGCGGGATTTCATCGACCGCTCGCTACGGTTGCACGGTGTCGAACCCGACGTCGCGGTGGAGGTGCGTCAGCGTGGCGCCGTGCTGCCGATCGTTCTCGCGGGCGGCGGGGTCTCGATCGTGGCCCTGCGCAGCGGACTCGACGCGATGCTGCGCGGCGGGGTGGTGCGTGAACTCTCGCCGCGGCTCACCCGCCGCATGGGTGTGGTCCGCCGTCCCGGCCGGATGACCCAGGCGTCGTCGGAGTTCCTCGCTTGCGCCCGAGCGTCTTTCGAGGAGTTCGCCGCGTCCATCGCCGTGCACATGTCCTCCGGTGTTTCCCTCGTGGAGGCCGCGCAGCTGACGCGGGCCGAGTCCGACCGCCGGATTCGCGACGACAACGCACGCACCACCAACTCATAGGCAATTGCAGTATTTCTCCTACTTTTCTGGTCTTTGACCTGATCGATGCTCGGGACTTGAATGGTGTGTACCTGATCACACCGTTGCGGCGGGATCCGGATCGATCACCTAGAGGTCGCTTTCGAGATCCGTCCGGACTGGTTCATGCCATGCAGACATGTCGCGACGGTTCGTTCCCGAAGAGGCCCTATGACTCAGATATCGACGCCGACAACCGCAGCGTCCCGGCGTACCAGATCGGCGCTGACCCGCCGCGCCTGGATGATTACCGGACTGCTCGTCGTGTTCATGCTCATCAATTTCGCGGACAAGTCCGTCATCGCGTTCGCCGGCGTCCAGATCCAGAAGGATCTGGGCCTGACGCCGCAACAGTTCGGCATGATCCAGAGCAGCTTCTTCTGGCTGTTCGCCGCCGGCGCCCTGTTCTTCGGCTGGCTGTCGTCCAAGGTGAGTATCCGATGGCTGCTGGCCGGACTGATGCTGCTCTGGGTAGCCACCATGGTGCCCCTGACCGGCACCGTGACCTTCGGCGTCCTGGTGGCCTGCCGGCTCATCCTCGGGTTCGCCGAGGGCCCGGCCTTCGCCCTCGCCAACCACGCCGTCCACTCC includes these proteins:
- a CDS encoding helix-turn-helix transcriptional regulator, producing the protein MTGRANALLTGDAAGLAGFGNLGGQAVLARALAEFTTGDWTAASETIAREAVHLEFSGMRSALARLRCAEVQILTGRGDFRRAVSVLAATKPPASCRIDFAVWQAVQASVEVSRSRCEDAIPVLERLRSEAGARGWNEVGTITHASLVEGYLARGEVEAAGRVADEFCRLAENIGSPTARMASGIGHALTFGDLDRARDVLLEAEEQGLHYIAARAHHALGVVGRDGADHLEAAWALFKKMDATLWLKRVEAAGRSRGLVLDRRVDKAGAPGPLTDVERHLVTLVRDGLSNRQIAEVLHYSSKTVEAYLTRLYKKTGYNSRVELIVAHERADSLTGR
- a CDS encoding histidine phosphatase family protein, with product MSVVLLVRHGQASFGTDDYDRLSPRGREQSRALGTELNRRGIAPARTVTGNMKRQRETAQEASAAAAWHTTHPDVDPGWDEFDASDLLAANGEHDPQAKTDSRAFQRLLERASTRWSSGDHDADYAETFGAFTARVDASLDRVAGGLERGQTGVVFSSAGAIAWVTARLLGGGFPQWLALNRVAVNSGVTKIVIGSSGTSLVAFNEHGHLPDPWVTYR
- a CDS encoding LysR family transcriptional regulator, giving the protein MDMRQMEYFLAVVDCGGVTRAAAQLRVAQPSLSQAVRKLEKDLGVELFHRVGRGLVLSPAGEALVGPARTILREVESAENTVRDVGAMRGGRIDIASLSDLSSDPLSVWVAKFRRQYPDVRFHIEDRDETADIVSLVRSGACELGVLALPLPTEDLVGEELIDQQLVLVCPPGTDARWPDPVPIESLTRVPFVMGEKGTATRDFIDRSLRLHGVEPDVAVEVRQRGAVLPIVLAGGGVSIVALRSGLDAMLRGGVVRELSPRLTRRMGVVRRPGRMTQASSEFLACARASFEEFAASIAVHMSSGVSLVEAAQLTRAESDRRIRDDNARTTNS